From a region of the Solanum stenotomum isolate F172 chromosome 2, ASM1918654v1, whole genome shotgun sequence genome:
- the LOC125856845 gene encoding uncharacterized protein LOC125856845 yields MTMGPERSKPLHNFTLPYGLKWGNQRHLRCAKVESNGEISSVHRRSNGSESIGRRMETETEMVNRRGSNDRFTRKFRSPGKEDDGEGIGAVREKLMFDLLTEADKMKETIFKEGMDEQPKKFPSPAPATTMTGAVSDAAAADLSRPWNLRTRRAACKEPNGFVSGAGAVAGGNGGGSKGGLKIDTNRTNAPAAGAASVGEKRQRVKFSVPLSRREIDEDFMAMVGHRPLRRPKKRPKLVQKNLDMIFPGLWLTEITADMYKVPDDQ; encoded by the exons ATGACTATGGGACCAGAAAGATCGAAACCTCTGCACAATTTCACCTTACCTTATGGGTTGAAGTGGGGGAACCAGAGGCATTTGAGGTGTGCGAAGGTGGAATCCAATGGAGAAATCTCTTCTGTTCATCGGAGGTCAAATGGGTCTGAGTCGATCGGACGCAGGATGGAGACGGAGACGGAAATGGTGAACCGGCGTGGATCAAACGATCGGTTTACCCGGAAATTCAGGTCGCCGGGAAAAGAGGACGATGGTGAGGGAATCGGAGCTGTGAGAGAGAAGCTGATGTTTGATCTCTTAACAGAAGCTGATAAGATGAAAGAAACAATCTTCAAAGAAGGTATGGATGAACAACCCAAGAAGTTTCCGTCGCCGGCGCCGGCGACAACTATGACGGGAGCTGTATCTGATGCTGCTGCTGCTGACTTGTCTCGTCCATGGAACTTGAGGACTCGCCGAGCGGCTTGTAAGGAGCCTAATGGATTCGTCTCCGGCGCCGGTGCTGTTGCCGGAGGAAATGGTGGTGGATCGAAAGGTGGGTTAAAGATTGATACTAACAGAACAAATGCTCCAGCTGCCGGAGCTGCTTCAGTCGGCGAGAAGAGACAAAGGGTCAAGTTTTCCGTTCCTCTTTCCCGACGAGAAATCGATGAAGATTTCATGGCGATGGTCGGACATAGACCCCTTCGTCGTCCCAAGAAACGACCAAAATTGGTTCAAAAGAATTTAGAT ATGATATTTCCAGGTTTATGGTTGACAGAAATAACAGCTGATATGTACAAAGTGCCTGATGATCAATAG